From Ptychodera flava strain L36383 chromosome 2, AS_Pfla_20210202, whole genome shotgun sequence, the proteins below share one genomic window:
- the LOC139119977 gene encoding transcription factor SPT20 homolog isoform X2 codes for MIITTMILSIISATVAAGAYIISIMAAVNEKTCPWDLSYCHTSYDAKVAVDSIVAVIVFAELVIATLQSVFYFSAYCCNQKPSSSTMYIAARSSEETSHDFPNAVIQNEPTQDMTPSGVEFVQHYPNQQPVPQGYVDNLKKQPVVTSNQQPSIQLQPQPGVVYQQGQGQQLPQQQHQLQQSQLIIKLQPQQHQVLQYEAIHQQQQGQQLPQQQVFQPQPQQLQHQVQQQLPQQQVPQPQPQQLPHQMLQAVQPVAIDQQPLGLQVPQLHTQQPYDQPQQFVQAGAMAQQQEGWLEPQPHPKVSLGPPGQPVEKVTNSDVNVDQDQVQSPTSSSVREDISAGLIENEVTLAWLKTKV; via the exons ATG ATAATTACCACCATGATCCTGTCTATCATCTCGGCAACTGTGGCGGCCGGTGCCTACATTATAAGTATTATGGctgcagtcaatgaaaaaacATGTCCCTGGGATCTATCTTACTGTCATACAAGCTAC GATGCCAAAGTTGCCGTTGACAGTATAGTGGCTGTTATAGTGTTCGCTGAATTAGTGATTGCCACTCTTCAGTCCGTCTTTTACTTTTCAGCGTACTGCTGTAATCAAAAGCCCTCATCGTCAACG ATGTACATTGCCGCGAGGAGCTCTGAAGAGACCAGCCATGACTTTCCTAATGCCGTGATCCAAAACGAACCCACACAGGATATGACGCCCTCTGGAGTTGAGTTTGTGCAACATTATCCAA ATCAACAGCCAGTACCGCAAGGTTACGTTGATAACTTGAAGAAGCAGCCAGTCGTGACATCCAATCAGCAGCCAAGTATCCAACTGCAACCACAACCCGGTGTTGTGTATCAACAAGGACAAGGGCAGCAGTTACCACAGCAGCAACATCAACTACAACAAAGCCAGTTAATAATTAAGTTACAACCTCAGCAGCATCAGGTGTTACAATATGAAGCCatccatcaacaacaacagggGCAGCAGTTGCCACAGCAGCAAGTGTTTCAGCCACAGCCCCAGCAGTTGCAGCATCAAGTGCAGCAGCAGTTGCCACAGCAGCAAGTGCCTCAGCCACAGCCCCAGCAATTGCCGCATCAAATGCTGCAGGCAGTGCAACCAGTAGCTATCGATCAGCAACCACTGGGTCTACAAGTGCCACAGCTACATACCCAGCAGCCGTATGATCAACCACAGCAATTCGTGCAAGCTGGAGCTATGGCTCAACAACAAGAGGGTTGGCTTGAACCACAGCCACATCCAAAGGTATCACTTGGACCTCCCGGGCAGCCTGTAGAAAAGGTTACCAACTCGGATGTGAATGTAGACCAGGATCAGGTTCAGTCGCCAACAAGTTCCTCAGTCCGAGAAGACATTTCAGCTGGACTGATCGAAAACGAGGTTACATTAGCTTGGCTGAAAACGAAAGTTTGA